One Alkalicoccus halolimnae DNA segment encodes these proteins:
- a CDS encoding iron-containing alcohol dehydrogenase family protein: protein MSNPITNIPIPAILDINNGSLFRLEQTFQRHNFESALLLFDGFTYENYADKVKHSFSTAKVDILELEDSLDIQELIKQAFSIDLYDVIVAIGGGAVIDHGKYIAFSRAVPFISVPTSASNDGFASSNCSLIVEGKKTTVPARVPYGIIADLDIIQHAPKKFILAGIGDLMSNITALYDWDFEDAHGAGQVNAFAAMLSKKAVNSFIRTPMDDINNPTFLKELVSSLTMGGVATVISGNSAPISGSEHLISHALDKHAGEPHMHGLQVGVATYIMAHVQNHRVERMQKVFSRTGFFDYVQTLGMNKEAFRHAIEQSPQMKPHRYTYLHEEKYRTRALEFLEKDKTLNEILQQFHH, encoded by the coding sequence ATGAGTAATCCAATTACAAATATACCTATTCCCGCTATTCTCGATATTAATAATGGCAGCCTTTTCCGACTGGAGCAGACGTTTCAGCGTCACAATTTTGAATCCGCGCTTCTTCTATTTGACGGATTCACCTATGAAAACTACGCCGATAAAGTGAAACACTCGTTCTCAACAGCTAAAGTCGACATTCTTGAACTCGAAGACAGCCTTGATATACAGGAATTAATTAAACAGGCTTTTTCCATTGACCTCTATGATGTGATTGTAGCCATCGGCGGCGGCGCGGTCATTGACCACGGAAAATATATCGCTTTTTCACGGGCTGTTCCTTTTATTAGTGTACCGACGTCTGCTTCCAACGATGGCTTTGCGAGCAGCAACTGTTCTCTCATAGTTGAGGGTAAAAAGACGACCGTTCCCGCCAGAGTACCTTATGGAATTATTGCCGATCTCGATATCATTCAGCATGCTCCGAAAAAATTCATTCTCGCCGGAATCGGTGATCTGATGTCCAATATTACCGCTCTTTATGACTGGGATTTCGAAGACGCCCACGGCGCAGGCCAGGTAAATGCCTTTGCAGCTATGCTCAGTAAAAAAGCAGTGAACAGCTTTATCCGCACCCCCATGGACGATATTAATAATCCTACTTTTTTAAAAGAGCTCGTCAGCTCACTGACCATGGGCGGGGTGGCGACTGTGATCAGTGGAAACAGCGCTCCGATCAGCGGGTCGGAGCACCTTATCTCCCACGCTCTCGATAAACACGCCGGAGAGCCTCACATGCACGGCCTTCAGGTCGGTGTTGCAACCTACATCATGGCACATGTGCAGAATCATCGTGTCGAGCGGATGCAGAAAGTTTTCTCACGTACGGGCTTTTTCGACTATGTACAGACGCTCGGCATGAACAAAGAGGCCTTCCGCCATGCCATCGAACAAAGTCCACAAATGAAACCGCACAGGTATACGTATCTTCATGAAGAAAAATACCGGACGCGGGCACTGGAATTCCTGGAAAAAGATAAAACACTGAACGAAATACTGCAGCAATTCCATCATTAA
- a CDS encoding MtnX-like HAD-IB family phosphatase — MKEWAFVSDFDGTISKKDFYWIVIEKYFPEGHEMVKKWKAGEIKDIDFLSKVFTSIHQEEEQILQDVLDIPIDEHIPRFIRRVQENGGKFYVLSAGTDYYINYILEKYGIKNVTVLSNKGYYKDKNVHLDINPENRYHSDRYGIDKSKVVQDLKKEFDTVHFAGDSEPDSHPAVYADVTFAKDKLQDILTEKNVPFVPVTDFTEVEKELVNKGFLPYE; from the coding sequence ATGAAAGAATGGGCTTTTGTTTCAGACTTTGACGGTACGATTTCCAAAAAGGACTTTTACTGGATTGTGATAGAAAAATATTTTCCGGAAGGTCATGAGATGGTTAAGAAATGGAAAGCTGGAGAAATAAAGGACATCGATTTTCTAAGCAAGGTTTTCACCTCCATCCACCAGGAGGAAGAGCAGATTCTACAGGACGTTCTGGACATTCCGATTGATGAACATATCCCCCGTTTTATCCGCAGGGTGCAGGAGAACGGCGGAAAGTTTTACGTTCTTAGTGCAGGAACGGATTACTATATCAACTACATTCTCGAAAAGTACGGAATTAAAAATGTAACTGTGCTTTCGAACAAAGGATATTACAAAGATAAAAATGTACACCTCGATATTAATCCGGAAAACCGCTACCACTCGGACCGATACGGCATTGACAAGTCAAAAGTCGTTCAGGATCTGAAGAAAGAATTTGATACAGTACATTTTGCCGGGGACAGCGAACCGGACTCCCATCCGGCAGTTTATGCGGATGTCACTTTTGCGAAAGATAAACTGCAGGACATTCTTACAGAGAAAAACGTCCCGTTTGTTCCAGTTACCGATTTCACAGAGGTAGAAAAAGAGCTGGTAAACAAAGGGTTTCTTCCTTATGAGTAA
- a CDS encoding patatin-like phospholipase family protein, with protein MTEFKLSFSGGGLRATFFCLGAYRRLVELGIDDKVKLISSVSGGSITAGVIMQALIDGPFEDTNDFDRRVTTVLKRFGRENFRASLLRRSIRFNIRPELPRTRFSRMFPELLNDYLFNGLMLEDLPEKPLWICNATNLQTLKRFSFSRTQMCDERLGKCRNINGISTAEAVAASSAFPMMFEPVKLDVKKREFDGIEDQYATLHLTDGGVYDNLGSEEMLERSAPYIILDASARYKPWETSFKPSYAGRQSRIMNVSLDQVAELRKKLIRKDHSRGVQLINVETINENAAFQMNYWNSRGPAINIPAYPSLYADMERMLASLRTDLDQFHDIEMAMLMWAGAMRLDLGVKVLFSEEEMPLLKPRKNVPLLADYTVESISKIKRVLQKGQRRKILRGFFPDDTNKKRTKVLKKPS; from the coding sequence ATGACGGAATTTAAGCTGTCTTTTTCGGGTGGGGGACTCAGAGCCACGTTTTTTTGTCTCGGTGCGTACCGCAGGCTTGTAGAATTGGGAATTGACGATAAAGTAAAGCTGATCAGTTCAGTTTCAGGAGGGAGTATAACTGCCGGAGTCATCATGCAGGCCCTGATCGATGGACCGTTTGAGGATACCAATGATTTTGACCGGAGAGTAACAACCGTATTGAAACGTTTCGGCCGCGAAAATTTTCGTGCTTCTCTATTAAGACGTTCCATTCGTTTCAACATTCGTCCGGAGCTTCCCCGTACCCGCTTCAGCCGCATGTTTCCTGAACTTCTTAATGACTATTTATTTAATGGCCTGATGCTCGAAGATCTTCCGGAAAAACCACTTTGGATCTGTAACGCGACAAACCTGCAGACACTAAAACGCTTTTCATTCAGCCGGACACAGATGTGTGACGAAAGACTGGGAAAGTGCCGGAACATTAACGGCATTTCCACCGCAGAAGCCGTTGCGGCCTCCAGTGCTTTCCCAATGATGTTTGAACCGGTAAAGCTGGACGTAAAGAAAAGAGAGTTTGATGGCATAGAAGATCAGTATGCCACGCTTCATCTCACCGATGGCGGCGTCTATGACAATCTTGGCTCAGAAGAAATGCTCGAACGTTCTGCGCCTTACATCATCCTCGATGCCTCTGCCCGGTATAAACCGTGGGAAACAAGTTTTAAACCTTCTTATGCAGGCCGCCAGTCGCGGATAATGAATGTCAGTCTTGATCAGGTAGCAGAACTTCGCAAAAAACTGATTCGTAAAGATCACTCCAGGGGCGTCCAGCTCATAAACGTGGAAACGATCAATGAAAACGCCGCCTTTCAAATGAATTACTGGAATTCGCGCGGCCCGGCAATTAACATTCCAGCCTACCCTTCTCTCTATGCCGATATGGAAAGGATGCTGGCGAGTCTGCGGACTGACCTCGACCAATTTCATGATATTGAGATGGCCATGCTGATGTGGGCAGGCGCTATGAGACTCGACCTCGGTGTTAAAGTCCTTTTCAGCGAAGAAGAAATGCCGCTGCTGAAGCCGCGGAAAAACGTTCCTCTCCTCGCTGATTATACAGTCGAAAGTATAAGTAAAATTAAACGCGTCTTACAGAAAGGACAGCGGCGTAAAATTCTGCGCGGCTTCTTTCCGGACGATACTAATAAAAAAAGAACGAAAGTATTAAAAAAGCCATCCTGA
- a CDS encoding DUF7010 family protein has product MDELSLTLTELALHNYSGAPFLGAYGLTWLVCAWLWRKFSLNIAAVATIFQGMVALPIALGISASLGMLTNQPGGELITQLSILLSMSQMLVLPLLIVLSVKGNLTAIPLIFALTVAIHFVPYAWLYQTLVYIGMAVLQAVALAFLYGTDKNKPVGQLMSKRGASLVCAVTGVLMLATGLIFIV; this is encoded by the coding sequence ATGGATGAATTGTCCCTGACATTGACAGAACTAGCACTTCATAATTACAGTGGCGCTCCATTTTTAGGGGCATATGGATTGACTTGGCTGGTTTGTGCCTGGTTATGGAGAAAATTCAGCCTGAATATTGCGGCTGTCGCCACAATATTTCAAGGTATGGTTGCACTGCCGATTGCTCTTGGTATCTCGGCGAGTCTCGGTATGCTTACCAATCAACCAGGTGGGGAATTGATCACACAACTATCAATTTTACTTTCGATGTCGCAGATGTTGGTGCTGCCACTGCTGATCGTACTGAGTGTGAAAGGTAATCTCACGGCGATTCCGCTTATATTTGCACTCACAGTAGCGATCCATTTTGTACCGTATGCTTGGCTCTACCAGACATTAGTATATATTGGGATGGCAGTGCTGCAAGCAGTTGCGCTGGCTTTTCTATATGGAACGGACAAAAATAAGCCTGTGGGACAACTTATGAGTAAACGTGGCGCTAGCTTGGTGTGCGCTGTAACAGGTGTTTTGATGCTCGCCACCGGTCTTATATTTATTGTTTAA
- a CDS encoding nuclear transport factor 2 family protein, whose translation MDHNADLIQAFNEAFATNDISFIADNITEDVVWKMAGEEVIRGKQEVLNLLNSMGDNGVDSIEIENIIINGTSIACNGRIEMRSAKGKVKIFEYCDVYKLDKETDGKIKELTSYVVEAVSDESKQ comes from the coding sequence ATGGACCATAATGCAGATTTAATTCAGGCGTTCAATGAAGCATTTGCCACAAACGACATCTCCTTTATTGCTGATAATATTACAGAAGATGTGGTCTGGAAAATGGCAGGCGAGGAAGTAATAAGAGGCAAACAGGAAGTATTAAATTTGTTGAACAGCATGGGAGACAACGGAGTAGACAGCATAGAAATTGAAAATATAATTATAAACGGGACGAGCATTGCCTGCAACGGAAGAATAGAGATGAGGAGTGCGAAAGGAAAAGTGAAAATTTTTGAATACTGTGACGTTTACAAGCTGGATAAAGAAACAGATGGAAAGATTAAAGAACTGACTTCCTATGTTGTGGAGGCTGTCAGCGATGAAAGTAAGCAGTAA
- a CDS encoding HpcH/HpaI aldolase/citrate lyase family protein: MKQRSLLFVPASSEKLIQKGLASEADRVIFDLEDGIALSEKKTARERLVRALSNEKNLHTFFVRINSRHSSYYEADTAAIARLPDIGIVLPKTSSADEIKQLRNRLPDRRLLPLIENAAGVWYAKEIAEAAEEVETLAFGAIDYRLDIQSPGLIDERDLLYARSRLVLACRLAGRNGPVDGVYEHFKDENGFYKQADAVKGLGFKGKLLIHPSQIRPANAAFSPAKAEINIAREIVEAFTQAESRGEASIQVQGRMVDYPVFKKALETLEEAEEAE; encoded by the coding sequence ATGAAACAGCGGTCGCTGCTTTTTGTACCGGCATCTTCAGAAAAGCTCATTCAAAAAGGCCTTGCCTCAGAAGCTGACAGAGTCATATTCGACCTCGAAGACGGCATTGCCTTAAGTGAAAAGAAAACCGCACGGGAACGGCTTGTACGTGCCCTATCCAATGAGAAAAATCTGCATACTTTTTTTGTACGGATTAACAGCAGGCACTCTTCTTATTACGAAGCAGATACAGCCGCCATTGCGCGGCTCCCCGATATTGGAATTGTTCTTCCGAAAACATCCTCAGCTGATGAAATAAAACAGCTGAGAAACCGGCTGCCTGACAGACGGCTTCTGCCTCTTATTGAGAATGCCGCGGGAGTATGGTACGCGAAGGAGATCGCCGAGGCTGCTGAGGAAGTAGAAACGCTGGCATTTGGAGCAATAGACTACCGTCTTGACATTCAATCCCCCGGCCTTATTGATGAAAGAGATCTTCTTTATGCCCGTTCCCGTCTCGTTTTAGCGTGCCGGCTCGCAGGCAGAAATGGACCTGTTGACGGGGTTTATGAGCATTTTAAAGATGAGAATGGTTTTTATAAGCAGGCGGATGCTGTAAAGGGACTCGGTTTTAAAGGGAAGCTTCTTATTCATCCATCCCAGATTCGTCCTGCAAATGCGGCTTTCAGCCCGGCAAAAGCGGAAATTAATATAGCACGTGAAATTGTGGAGGCCTTTACTCAGGCAGAAAGCCGGGGGGAAGCATCCATTCAGGTCCAAGGAAGAATGGTTGATTATCCGGTTTTCAAAAAAGCTCTTGAAACTCTTGAAGAAGCTGAAGAAGCGGAGTAA
- a CDS encoding LLM class flavin-dependent oxidoreductase, protein MTNIHVPVSVLNLAPIREGEDTKDAINAMVDLAQSAEDMGYERYWIAEHHNTPTLVSSATTLLIKHTLEHTSKIRVGSGGIMLPNHSPLTVAEQFGTMAVLYPDRLDLGLGRAPGTDMVTARALRRSQMDTSVHSFPDDVKDLLTYFGPAEKQSKVKAHPGVGTEVPLYILGSSTDSAVLAAKMGLPYVFASHFAPTYMDQAIAIYRDRFQPSEYLDKPHVTVCLNVVAAESDAEAERETTTMKQFFLNVVRGSQTPLQPPVEDMDAIWTAQEKAVAGSMSSMTLSGSKDTIKKQLTKFQEAYHVDEIMAVSYMYDPEKQKRSYEIFKEVVDGK, encoded by the coding sequence ATGACAAATATACACGTACCAGTTTCCGTTCTAAACCTTGCTCCAATACGTGAAGGCGAGGATACGAAAGATGCAATCAATGCAATGGTTGATCTTGCACAGTCAGCAGAAGACATGGGCTATGAGCGTTACTGGATAGCAGAACACCACAATACTCCTACATTGGTAAGTTCTGCAACGACTCTTCTGATCAAACATACGCTGGAACACACCAGCAAAATTCGTGTCGGTTCCGGTGGGATCATGCTCCCGAATCACTCCCCGCTTACCGTAGCGGAGCAGTTTGGTACAATGGCCGTTCTTTATCCGGATCGTCTCGATTTAGGACTCGGACGTGCTCCGGGGACCGACATGGTTACTGCCCGGGCGTTAAGGCGTTCTCAAATGGATACCTCCGTCCATTCCTTCCCGGATGATGTGAAAGACCTGCTGACGTATTTTGGTCCGGCAGAAAAGCAGTCTAAAGTAAAAGCCCATCCTGGGGTAGGGACAGAAGTACCGCTTTACATTCTTGGGTCTTCAACCGATTCAGCGGTTCTTGCTGCAAAAATGGGGCTTCCTTATGTCTTTGCCTCTCATTTTGCCCCTACTTATATGGATCAGGCAATTGCTATTTACCGTGACCGGTTCCAGCCTTCCGAATATCTCGATAAACCTCATGTGACGGTCTGCCTGAATGTTGTTGCCGCCGAGAGTGATGCGGAAGCAGAAAGGGAAACAACGACGATGAAGCAGTTCTTTTTAAATGTAGTCCGCGGTTCCCAGACCCCGCTTCAGCCGCCAGTCGAAGATATGGATGCTATATGGACCGCTCAGGAAAAGGCCGTGGCAGGCTCTATGTCCAGCATGACTCTTTCCGGAAGTAAAGATACAATCAAGAAGCAGCTTACGAAATTTCAGGAGGCTTATCATGTCGATGAAATTATGGCTGTGTCCTATATGTATGATCCCGAAAAGCAAAAGCGTTCCTACGAAATTTTTAAAGAAGTAGTTGATGGTAAATAA
- a CDS encoding patatin-like phospholipase family protein: protein MNEFKLSLSGGGFRAAFFSLGAYRRLIELDFHNNVNLISSVSGSSITAGIIMKELAKKDFSDVDDFDRRVTTPMYELGRRNFRRALLQRAFLPRLSNLRPETLLARFSRLFPVMLDKWFFDNKRMTELPTRPEWVCNTTNLNTLGRFRFSRNSMFGDKLGYSFDMNEIKISKAVASSAAFPLLFDPIKIDVRHVSFDDAVENYRTLYLTDGAVYDNLGSERLLQGELPYIIMDASAETTPWPGKYRPHFFSKSWRIFTVSIDQVAKLRSRIISRHWNSRGIQLMNAETTAEIIASQQHYRRSITEEGAGEIELPEYDTAHEEIEQLLAGLRTDFNTFHDEEMDLLMWAGAVRIDIGVKILFPNSLPFHLWKEVPSMPEIDLEKARAVLRAGQKRRIIGGFFQ from the coding sequence ATGAACGAATTTAAACTTTCTCTTTCCGGTGGAGGGTTCCGGGCTGCCTTTTTTAGTCTGGGTGCTTACCGCCGCCTCATAGAACTCGACTTTCATAACAACGTAAATTTAATTAGTTCCGTTTCCGGCAGCAGCATCACAGCTGGAATCATTATGAAAGAACTCGCCAAAAAAGATTTCAGTGACGTGGATGATTTCGACAGGCGGGTAACAACCCCTATGTACGAACTCGGCAGAAGAAATTTTCGCAGAGCCCTCCTTCAGAGAGCTTTTCTTCCCCGCCTGAGCAATCTTCGTCCAGAAACACTGCTTGCCCGTTTCAGCCGCCTCTTTCCGGTAATGCTCGATAAATGGTTTTTTGACAACAAGCGTATGACCGAGCTTCCGACCAGGCCGGAATGGGTATGCAATACGACGAACCTGAACACACTCGGACGGTTCCGTTTCAGCCGTAATTCCATGTTCGGTGATAAGCTCGGTTATTCTTTCGATATGAACGAAATAAAAATATCCAAAGCCGTTGCGTCTTCTGCCGCGTTTCCGCTTCTTTTTGATCCAATAAAAATCGATGTCCGGCACGTATCCTTTGACGATGCTGTCGAGAACTACCGCACTTTATACCTCACTGACGGTGCCGTTTACGATAACCTCGGATCTGAAAGACTGCTCCAGGGAGAGCTCCCCTACATCATCATGGATGCCTCCGCAGAAACAACACCCTGGCCCGGTAAATACAGGCCGCATTTTTTCAGTAAAAGCTGGCGCATCTTTACAGTCAGTATTGATCAGGTTGCCAAACTCCGATCCCGAATCATTTCCCGTCATTGGAACTCCCGGGGGATTCAGCTTATGAATGCAGAGACAACCGCAGAGATTATTGCTTCCCAGCAGCATTACCGCCGATCGATAACTGAGGAAGGTGCCGGGGAAATTGAGCTTCCGGAATACGACACAGCACACGAAGAAATCGAGCAGCTGCTGGCAGGTCTGCGTACGGATTTCAACACTTTTCATGACGAAGAAATGGATCTTCTCATGTGGGCAGGTGCTGTCCGGATCGATATCGGAGTAAAGATTCTTTTTCCGAATTCTCTTCCGTTCCACCTTTGGAAAGAAGTGCCCTCCATGCCTGAAATCGATTTAGAGAAAGCCAGAGCTGTTCTTCGGGCCGGCCAAAAACGCCGAATCATCGGCGGATTCTTCCAGTGA
- a CDS encoding universal stress protein, which translates to MFKKIALAYDGSLHSFRAAEKAAYLASRVKDSYIEIITVKDSKGTNEYISSIAPVEEMLENPQVNYGATFLKGAPAEELIAYINKKDFDIIIIGSRGLDNMQQFMLGSVSYKVVKNVKIPALIVK; encoded by the coding sequence ATGTTCAAAAAAATAGCCTTAGCCTACGATGGGTCGCTGCATTCGTTCCGTGCTGCGGAAAAAGCAGCTTACCTGGCTTCCCGTGTAAAGGATAGTTATATTGAGATTATTACGGTTAAAGACAGCAAAGGGACGAACGAATACATATCGAGTATAGCCCCGGTGGAAGAGATGCTGGAGAATCCACAAGTGAACTACGGAGCTACCTTTTTAAAAGGCGCGCCTGCAGAGGAATTAATTGCTTATATTAATAAAAAAGACTTCGATATCATAATTATCGGAAGCCGCGGTCTGGACAATATGCAGCAGTTCATGCTTGGCAGTGTCAGCTACAAAGTCGTAAAAAATGTGAAGATACCGGCTTTGATTGTAAAATAA